The Blastopirellula sediminis sequence GAAATTGGAACTGGCGGTTCGCTCGTCTACGGTTGGCGAACGGCCGTAGCAAAGCTGAAACGCAAGATCGATTTGATCGCCGAGAGAATTATGTTCCTTGGTAACTCGTCCCGCGAGCGCGTCGGCTTGTTTCAGCACGAACGGGTTATTCATCATGTAGAGCGCTTGGTTCGGCGTGTTCGACGACTCGCGAACGCCGGTGATCGAGTTGGGATCGGCGAAGTCAAATGCCTCCAGGCTGCGGGGGAGTTCGTCCCGCACGATTGGCAAATAGACGCTACGGAACTTCGCGTCCTCCATGTCGAGCTGATGCGTCACGCTGCGCATGGCGTTGGCGAAGGCGTTTGGTTGATTGGGACGCGGCATGAACGGGGTGCGGAATCGTCCACCGAAACCCCCTTGGTTCATTCCGAAGCCGCCGCCTTGGCCGCGCTGGGCGTTCATGGCCGATTGGAACATCGCGCGAATGTCTTCGGGCGATCCTCCCAATGTTCCGCCGCGAACTCGGGTATAGCCAGCATCGTATACCGGACCGGCGTGCGGTCGTTCTTCGTCGAGGCTGCCGCTGATCGCCAGCATCGCGTCGCGAAGCGATTCGGCGTCCAATCTTCTTGGGTTGGCCCGCCAGAGGAGCCGATTGCTTGGATCGATTTCGTGTGCACTGGGGGAGAACGCGGAACTGATGCGATAGACGCGAGAAGTGGCGATCTCCTTTACCAGCGTTTTCACCGACCAGTTCGACTTGACGAACTCTAGCGCCAGATGATCGAGCAACTCGGGATGCGTCGGACTTTCGCCGGTCACACCGAAGTTCTCTGGCGAGCGAACAATTCCGTAGCCGAGGAGGTTCTGCCAAATCCGATTCACCATCACGCGCGAGGTCAATGGGTTGTCAGCGCTGCCGACCCACTCGGCGAACTCGCGGCGTCCGCTGCTTTCGCTGGGAATTGCAAAGCTCTCGGTGGCAAACACCTGCGGCAGACCGCGCGGGACGACGGCGCCACGCTGATCGATTTCTCCGCGGATCAGGACCGGGAGATCTCGTGCCCGTCGTTCTTCTTTGACTCCCATGCAAAAGCTGATCGGAATGCCGTTTTCGTCGACGCTTCCCAATTTGGCGGAGAGTTCCGCCAAACGGTTGGAGGTCCGAATGAGCCGCATTAGCACGTTTGCCTGGTTGTCGCCCGATCGCATATCGCGTCGTACTTCGGCGGCTTCCTCACGCAACTCCTTCATCTCGTCCTTCATCTTCTCCATCTGCACGGACGTGTATTTCGGCTTCGCGTCGTTCGGATCGTCGACCGGCAGCGGAATTAAGCTGCTGGTTCGTTGGACCTGAACTTGCCGGTAAGGCCCGTAGTCGGAGGGAGGTGCGCCGAAGAAGGTCGTCAGGTTGTTGAACATGCCGGCCAGGGCGTAGTAGTCAGCCTGGCGAAATGCGTCGAACTTGTGGTCGTGGCAACGAGCGCAGGAAACGGAAGAGCCAAGGAAGACCCGCGTCGTCGCGTCGATTTGCTCGTCCACCAGATCGGCTTGAAATTGGATGCGATTCCGCTCGTTGACGTTTTTCGGGCCAATCGCCAGAAACGTGGTCGCGACGATATTCTCCGCCGATTCTTCATCTGACTTCGCCGGAAGCAAGTCGCCTGCGAGCTGCTCGACGGCGAACTCATTGAACGGCTTGTCGGAGTTGAACGCGTCGATGACATAGTCGCGATATCGCCAGGCGTGCGGGTAGGTCATGTTCACTTCGCGACCGGTCGATTCGGCGTACCGGACGACGTCGAGCCAATGCCGACCCCAACGCTCGCCAAACTGCGGCATCTCGAGCAATCGATCGACGACTTGCTCAACCGCATCGGACGGATTCTTTTTCCAGACGTTCTCGAAATCTTGAATCTCCTCCGGCGTCGGCGGAATCCCGATCAGATCAAAGTAGAGTCTGCGCAAAACCTTTTGGGGTTCGGCGTCGGCGGCCGGCGGCAGTTCGTTGCCTTCGAGCTGCGCCAGGATGAACCGGTCGATGTCGGTAATGGCCCAGTTGGAATCTTGCGTCTGGGGAACCTCCGGCTGACGCAGCGGTTGATACGCCCAGAATTGTTCGCGGGCCTGGGCGATATCTTCGGCGGTGACGCTCGGCTGGATCTGTTCGACCTGACGTTCGCGGGGATCAGGGGCGCCCATTTCAATCCAAGCGCGAATGTCGGCGATCACTTCCGGCGCCAGCTTGCGATTCGGCGGCATCCGGAAGTCTTCGTGATTGACCGCGTTGTAGAGGAGGCTCTGTTCCAGGTCTCCAGGGACGACTGCTGGTCCGTTGTCGCCGCCGATGTGGGTCAGCTCGCGGGTATCGAGTCGCAAGCCGCCGCGGATGTTGCCCGCCTTTTCGCTGTGACAGCAGTAGCATTCTTTGACCAGCACGGGACGGATTTTCGCTTCGAAGAAGGTCAGCTGTTCCGCGGAGTATTCGCTCGCCGCGTCTTCGGCAAACGCGACGGGCGCGATCAGGAAGAGCAGGAGCCCGCCGCTGAGGAGGCTGAACAGCGATCGCGAATGTTCGTGAGTCAGGGGCATATGATCCAGACGTCTCATCTTTTCTCACTCCAAGGCAGCGGACCAGGCAATCGCGTTATTGATTACTTACCCGCAGCCAGGCGAATATGACGAAGTTTTTTTGAACAGACGAAAAAAGGGGCGTTTTACGGATCGCTGGGGTACGTTCCCTGCGTCAGCGATGCGTCGACAATGACCCGGATCTGATCGATGAGCGGTCCCCAAACGGAGACGTCGAGTCGGACGGTTCGCCGATCTTCGCTCAGGACGATCCCGTCTCCGAACGGCGATCCGTTAAGTTCCAAACCTCTTTTAAATTGCGGCACGCGTCCGCCTCGTAAAGAGAAAACACCGTCGGTAGCGCGAAGTTCTTCTTCGCGAACAATCAGGCCCAAAATCGGCTTGGTGAACGTGATGCTTCCTTGGATCCGCTTGTCCGATTCGGGGGCGGCAGCGTCTTCCTGGTCTTCGGGATTGAACTGCAGGATAAAGCTGCGGACGCGAGTTCCCGCTGGGATTTCGCCGCCGGTAAGTTGCAGTTCACGCCGATATCTCCCCGGGGCGTCGATATTGACGGAGCAGGGATGTTCCAACACGACCGGATAGCCTTCCGGAAAAACGAAGATGTTGGCGTCGCTTTCAATCCAATCAAGTCGCCGCGGCCAAGGCGGAGCGAACCGAAACGCGCCGGTCGACCTGACAATCCCGGATGCGGCCGGCCATAGTTTCTCGAAACGCTTGGGACTAAACGCAACTTTGCTGACTGCCCCCTGTGAGTTCAGCTCCAGCGATTCCCCTTCGACGAGCCGCCGCTTTTCGTCGCTTTTCCCAATCACTTCGACCTCGCCGTCAAACACGGTGACGATCGACGAGCCATCCTCATTCAGGGCGACGCCAAACGCGGTTCCCAGGTCAATGATTTCCGATTGCGGCGTTGTGACGACAAACCCTTCGGCCCCATCGGGAACTGTTGCGGTCAATAAGCCGGACAACAGATGGGTGCGTTCAACCGTTTCGATTTGGTACTGAGCCGGCCCCTCGAGCGTCACTTCCACGCCGCTATCGAATTCCAAGTGCAAAACGCCTTCCAACAGGTGAAGCTGATCGGCCGCCAGGCGATCGCCAGCGTGCAGCTCTTGTCCTGTCGCGGTACGAACATTCTCGACCAGCGTGATGGTGACGAACGAGTCGTCGACTTCCTCGACCTGGGGAGCGACGTCGTTGGACGCCTGGTGGGAATCGCCATACCAGTAAGGAATGCTCGCGATCAGCAACAAGCACGCAGCAAGCGCCAGGCAGATCGCGATAATTCTTGCGGGGCGTACAGGCTTTCTCGAGACCGGCGTCTCTAGATCCTCGGCGGAGAACTGTTGCAGCTTGATTTCCGCTTCGAGACGTTCGTCGAGATAAACGGTCTCGGCGAAGCGTCTGGCGTTCGCCGGATCGGCGTTGATCCACGTTTCGAGTTCGGCGAGCTGCTCCGGCGTGAGAGTCTCGTCGAGGTAACCATGCAGAAGGAAGTCGATGTGGGAACTCATCCGCTCGCTCCCTCCGCGGCCGCTTTCGCTTCGACGCAGTCGCGCAGTTGTTCTCGGATTCGCTGCAGCGCTTTGGCGACAGTGTTCGCCGTCATCTTCACTTTTTCGGCGATCGCGGCCGGCTTCAAATCCTGTTCGTAACGCAAGTCGCACAGCGTGCGGGCTCGACCTTGCAGCTGGGCGATGCACTCTGGCAGGAAGTCGAGCTTGGCGGCCGGAGTCTCGGATAGAAACGTTGCCTGAAGATTGGCGATCGTCTCTTCGCTGAAAACTAACCGGTCCCGTTTGCGACGTCGCAAGTAGAGACCGATCTGATTTCGCGCGACGCCGATCGCCCAGGCTTTGAACGGTTTGCTCGGCTCATAGGTTTCGAACGACTTCAAGACCGCCAGGGCGGTCTCTTGCATAACATCGTCCCGGTCGGCGCGGTCACGCACGACCGAAGCGACAAACGCCGCGACTATCGGTTGAGCCGACGTCCAAAGCCGAGTTGCGTGTAAGGTCGAATCGTCCAAATCCCCTCTCCGAAAGTGCCGCTAAAGGTAACTTATCCGCCGCCCGACGTTCGTGACGCAGAATCTTGGAAAATCGCGAGGATCGGTTCGGCTAGTTCGCAGTCGGAGTCGCTCGGTGTCGACGTAACCTGCTTGTAGATAGCGGTTTACAAGGTAGCTGGCGGACCTGTCATTCCAGTCCTGGAATTAATCGCCGCTTCCAACATTACCTTCGCCGGGTTGCCAGACCATTGCGCGGGTGAGTTTGCACCTGAGGCGACACCTGACCTGCTTCGTTCCTGCCGGTGGCATGGCTTTTGCAATTCACCGTGATCCGTGCCCGATTGGGCTTCACACCGTTCGGCTTGTTGGGATTGTCGCAAGAGCTGCGAGGTCAATTATGAATCTGTTGACCGCACTGGGCGCCGCGTTGCTATTGGGGGGACTCACCTTTTCGCTCGCCAGCGTGTTGGTGATCGCGGGGCGCTTTCTGGCTGTCGACGAAGATCCGCGGATCGGAATGGTCGACAAGATGCTTCCCCAGGCCAATTGCGGCGCTTGCGGGGTCCCTGGCTGTTCCGCTTTTGCGTCGGCGGTTGTCGCGGGAACTTTGCCGCCGGGGAAGTGCACGGTCAGCTCACCGGAAGAACTTGCCAGACTAGCTGCGTTTTTGGGTGTCGAAATTGGCGCTGAAGAACGACTGGTTGCGCGGATCGCTTGCGCGGGCGGCGTGAACGTCGCCAAGTGGAGTACCGAATACGCAGGGACCAAGTCTTGCGCCGCAGCGACGCTGGTCGGCGGCGGGGGGAAGGCCTGTTTGTACGGTTGCTTGGGGCTCGCTGACTGCGCCGTCGCTTGCGATTTTGACGCGATCGTCATGAACGAGCATAACCTGCCGGTGGTGCTGGAAGACCGCTGCACGGCGTGCGGCGATTGCGTCGCCGCCTGTCCAAAAGGGCTCTTTACGCTGCAACCAATCAGCCACCGATTGTTTGTCGCATGTGCGTCATTGGACAACGGCCGTGGCGTCCTCGACAACTGCAACGTCGGCTGCACCGGCTGTACGAAGTGTGCGAAGGATTCGGACGGGCATATCGAAATGCAGGGACATCTGCCGGTCATCCTGGGACCGGAAGGGGGACGGATGAAGTCCCCGATCGACGGCTGTCCGACCGGAGCCATCGTTTGGCTCGATCCAGAGCTTGGTCCGCAAATTGGCGAAACGGCGCTAAAGAAGAAGCGCCGCAGCGAAATGAAGGAGGAAGTCTCGTGAGTCAATTATCGTGGCCAATTTCAACCTTCTTTCGCGGCGCCGAACTTGAAGAGACCGGCCATGGGTTTGTCGAATCGCTGGTCGCGTGGGCCAAGTCTTCTCTTGGGGGCAAAGGTTTTGCGCATGGGATCCACCCGCCGGAGAACAAAGACGACACGCGCGATTTGGCGATCGAGCCGTTTCCGCTGCCAGAGTTGCTGACGATTCCGCTAGCGCAACATATCGGCAAACCATCGAAGCCGGTGGTCGGCAAAGGGGACAAAGTTACGCGCGGACAATTGATCGCTGAGCCCGACGGCTTCATGTCGGTCGCCATCCATGCTCCGGTCAGCGGCGTGATTCGAAAAATCGCCCCCGCGCCAAACATCAAAGGAAAGATGGAGCCTGCCTTCTTCCTGCAGCCCGATGAAGATGCGTCGCAAGAGATGCCGGCCCAGGAAAGATTCGACTACCAGACCGCTACGCCCGCGGAGATCATCGCCGCGATTCAGCAGGCCGGCATCGTCGGACTTGGTGGGGCGGCGTTTCCAACCCATGCGAAGATCAAGGTTCCCGAAGGGAAGTCGGCCGATACGCTGCTGATCAACGGCGCCGAGTGCGAGCCCTATTTGACGACCGATCACCGTGTCATGTTGGAGCATGCGGACGACGTGATGACCGGGATCGAGTATCTGTTGAAAGCGTGCGGCGCCAAGCAGGCGATCATCGCCGTAGAGGCGAACAAGGAGGACGCGGCGGAAACGCTGCGTGCCGCGATTCGGCCGGGACGACCGGTCACCGTCGAGGTGTTGCCGGTCAAGTATCCGCAGGGCGCCGAAAAGATGCTCGCCAAATCGGTGCTGGGACGTGAGGTTCCTGCCGGCGGTTTGCCAATCGATGTCGGTATCGTTTGCGTGAATGTCGGCACGACGGCGAACGTCGGTCGCTTGCTTCCCCATCGCCTCGGGCTTTACGAACGGGTCGTCACGGTCGGCGGACCCGGCGTGAAACGAAAGGGAAACTTCCGCATTGCGATCGGAACTACGCTGCGATTCATCCTCGAAACGGTCGGAACCGAGGAGGACATTTCGACGGTCGTCATGGGGGGACCGATGATGGGGAACGCGGCGTCGAGTTTGGACATTCCGATCACCAAAGGTTCGACCGGGGTGATCGCCATGACGCAGCAGCAGACCGGCGTGATGATCGATCGCAAGGAGTATCCCTGCATCACGTGCGGCGCCTGCGTTGACGCCTGTCCGATGTTCCTTAACCCATCGCAACTCGGGTTGCTCTCGAAGAACGGCCGCTTCGACACGATGGCGAGCGACTATCACTTGATGGCCTGTTTCGAGTGCGGCTGCTGCTCGTACGTCTGCCCCTCCAAGATTCCGTTGGTGGAACGATTCCGCGTCGCCAAAGCGGCGATTCGTAGTGGTGGAGGAAAGCGATGAAACTGCTCGAAAGGCCGCTGACGATTCGGATGTCGCCGCATATCGGTGCGGTCGCCAGCGTCGATGCGATTATGTTCAACGTCGTGCTGGCGCTGACGCCGGTGGTTGGATACGCGATTTATCTGTTCGGAATCGCGGCCATCCTGGTCATTGCGACGGCGACCTTCTCATGCGTGCTAAGCGAACATCTGCTCTGCAAAGCCAGCGGCAAAGCGACGACGATTGGGGATGGATCGGCCGTGATTACGGGGCTACTGTTCGGGCTGACTCTGCCGCCAAGCTTACCCTTGTGGATGGCGGCGGTCGGCGGCGTCATCTGTATCGCCATCGGGAAGTATATCTTTGGCGGTTTGGGCTTCAATCCGTTCAATCCGGCGCTTGTCGGTCGTGCGATCATGCAGGCCACCTTTCCCGCGCCGATGACGACCTTCTTCCCCCTCTCCGAAGATCGCTTTCATTCGATTCCTACGTCCACCTTCGCCTTCCCGTTTACGAAGCCGCTCTATGACGGCTTGTCGGGAGCGACGCCGCTGGCGGATTGGAAGTTCAACCAGACGTCGACCGCCGCTTCCGGACTACTGTGGGGAAATGTGCCTGGTTCGACGGGGGAGACATGCGCCGTTTTGATTATTCTCGGCGGGGCCTATCTGGTCGCGCGTGGGATGATGAGTTGGCGAATCCCAGTGTCGATCTTTGCGTCGGTCGCGGTTTTCTCAGGCGTTTTGCACCTGATCGACCCAGACCGGTTTGCCGGCCCGCTCTTCATGCTGCTGTCGGGCGGCCTCGTCCTTGGCGCGGTCTTCATGGCGACCGATATGGTTTCGGCGCCGATCACGCCTCGCGCTCGGATCGCCTTCGGCATTTTGATTGGCGTCCTGACGGTGACGATTCGCGTCTGGGGAGGCGCATCGGAAGGAGTGATGTACGCGATTCTAATTGGCAATGCGCTGAGCCCTCATCTGGACGGTTGGTTGCAGCCGAGGTTGTTTGGCCGCGTGCGGGAGTCGTCGACATGAGTCAGGTAGAAACGAGCCATGCAGAGAAGGTCGAAGCGGTCATCGCGGTGGAGCACGTCTCCCCAGCGGAGGAGTCGTCCGCCTCTTCGATTCTGCGCATTTACGGAGTTGTGTTGGCCGTCGGTCTAATTTGCGGATTGTTGATCGTCTCGGTGTTCGAGATTACCAAACCGATCATCGCACGCAACCGCATCAAGCTCCGCGAGTCGGCGATTCTCAACGTGATCGACGGCGCCACGGCCAGCGTCGGCTACGCCTATGACGAATCGGCGAAAAGCTTTCGGCCGGTCGAAGAAGGGGCTGACCTGTTCGCCGGTTTTGACGACGCCGGCAAGCTTGTCGGCATCGCCGTCGAGACTTCCGCAATGGGCTACCAGGATAACATTCGCATCTTGTACGGCTACGATCCCGCGACGGAAACGATCGTCGGCATGAAGGTGCTGGAGTCGCGCGAAACGCCGGGGCTGGGGGATCGGATCGAAAAGGATCCCAACTTCATCGCCAACTTCCAATCGCTTGACGTGGCGGTCGGCGGCGACGGGCTGGCGCATCCGCTCGAGTTCGTCAAAGCAGGCGGTAAAACGCAAGACTGGCAGATCGACGGCATTACGGGCGCAACGATCTCGTCTCGAGCGACCGCCACAATGCTGCGAGAGAGTACCAACGTTTGGATGCCGAGAATTCAGGCTTGCAAGTCGCAGTTTCGCCAAGAGGAGCCCTAGGTTATGTCCGCCGGAACGATGAATGACTTTACCGATGGCGTTTTCAAACGGAATCCGGTGTTCGTACAAGTGCTGGGAATGTGTCCGGTGTTGGCGGTAACCAACACGGCGATTAACTCGTTGGCGATGGGACTCGCAACCGCCGGCGTGTTGCTGGCGTCAAGCGCCGTCGTCTCGTTGATCCGCCGCATCGTGCCGAGTGAGGTGCGGATCGTCACCTTTATTTTGATCATCGCGACCTTTGTGACGATGGTCGACTACCTGATTCAAGCGATCAGTCTGGAACTGCACCGCACGCTGGGCGCGTTTATCGCGCTGATCGTGGTGAACTGTCTGATCCTGGGGCGGGCCGAAGCGTTTGCGTCGAAACACCCGGTGCAAAGGTCGATTCTCGACGCGGCCGGGATGGGGGTCGGATTCACCGTCGGGCTCCTCTGCCTGGGAAGCGTCCGCGAGATCCTTGGCGCCGGAACGTGGTTCGGCATTCCGCTGCTTGGCCAGTCGTTCGAGACCTGGACGATAATGATGTTGCCGCCGGGGGGCTTTTTTACGCTCGCCGGCTGGCTGCTGTTGTTCCAATTCCTGAAGCAAAGAAAAGCCGCAAGCCGTGAGGCGACCGCATGAACGACGAATCACTCCCGACCATCTTCATCAACGCCTGCTTGGTGAACAACTTCGTGTTGGCGTACTTCCTGGGGATCTGCCCCTTTCTGGGCGTTTCCGGAAAACGAGACACCGCGGTCCGCATGGGAGCGGCGGTGACGTTCGTGATGCTGGTCGCTTCGATGGCGGCCTATGGGATCCACGCACTGCTGACGTGGGCAAACGCCCCTTATCTGGAATTGATCGCGTTCATCGCGGTGATCGCATCGACGGTGCAACTGGTCGAGATGTTCATCAAGAAGGTGAGCCGTCCGTTATTCGAGGCGCTCGGGATTTTCCTGCCGCTGATTACAACCAACTGCGCGATCCTGGCGGTGGCCCTGTTTCAAACCAACAAGGGATACGGCTTCTTGCAGGCCTTGGTCTTCGCTCTTGGCGCCGGATTAGGCTTTACGCTGGCGCTCTTCTTGATCTCAGGGCTCCGCGAGAAGCTGGAATTGGCTGACACGCCGGAGATGGTTCGCGGGACGGTGGTGGCGCTCGTATTGGCCGGAATCCTTTCCGTTTGTTTCATGGGCTTTGCCGGACTGTTCACCTGACATGATCGAAACGCTCTTGAAGGCCGTCAGCGGCATTTCCATCGCGATCGTCGGCTTGCTGGTCGTGCAAACGCTGCTGGCCAGAACGAATCGGACTCCGGCGGGCGAAGATCCGCTGGAAGGAAGGCTTGGCTGCGGCGACTGCGGCTGCGGTTCGGCGTGCAAGAAGCGGAATTGATGCAGCCCCAATCGTCTGCCGCGAGACGAACGCCCGTTGAATGACTAAAATTTGCGGATCTTGGCGAGCGCCTTTTCCAGAATCGAAACGTCGTCGGGCGCCTTGCCTCGATCGAGTGCGCCCAACCAACGATCAAACGCCTTGTCGACGACTGCGACCCCTTCTTCCGTCAAATCGGATTCCCAGATCTCGAACGACTCGTCCGGCGTTTGCCCCTTCTTGAGCAGCTTCCGAGCGGTCAGGCCGTTGTCTTGCAGGAAGTTGACGAACGCAACAAACCAGCGTTCCGTCTCCATTCGCCCTTGGGGACTCGGATCTGCCAGCAGAAACGTTTTGATGTTGGTGACCGGTTCGTCATTGGAGCGATCTATCACGCTGGGCTCTCCTCGGGGCTGGAGCGACCGTCGTTGTACTCGTTACCTCTTCTGGAAAATCTCCGGGCTCGGCCAACGGTCATCTTGGTTCCGCACGCATTCTTCCATCGGCGGTTTGACATTCGGCCAGTTTTGCGGGCGGATGCGAGCGACGCGGCCTGGGCGGAAGCCTTCCAGGATCAGCGGAACTTCAAACTGGATTTGAATCCCACTGCTACCGAGCGGCGGGTTCTCTTCGATCTTTTCGACCGCGACAATCTTGCCGTCCATGCCGTCGTGGTCCTGCCACCAGGTTCGCAAAGTGTTTTCGGCGGCGGCCATCTTGGCGCTGATGCCCGGTTTGAAGTCGGCGTACAGAGACTCGTCCATACCGCCGAACAAGGTCGCGGTGACCGTCGCGTGGCCGAATTTGCCGTAGTTGATCGTTTCGACGCGAGCCGGCATCCAGCGGGTGTGAATGTGATGGATATGGACGCCCCTTTGGCGTTCGGTCGCGACTTTCATCGCGGCCTCGTCGAGCCAAATATCGGCGACGTGAAACTGTTGATAGAGATAGCGGGGGTGCCATCCCAGAGCGAGTTGAACGGCCTGACCGTCCAGTTGCTTGGAACCATTGGTCGGCCAGGTTCCATCGGCGACCAGGTCATTGAGTCCCAGCAACTCTCTCCCGCGCCAGATTCGGGTCGAACTGTCGATGGTGAACTTGTGCTCGCCGCCGAGTCCGTCCCCTCCCTCCGGTCTTTCCAGACTAGCGACCAATTCTCCTTCGCCGCCACGAAAGTTCACTTCCTTCAGCTTCCAGGCTTTTCCTTCTCGCAGGCAAAGACTGGGCCCGTCTTCCAGCAGGATCGCGTGGTTTTCGCGCGGCGCGGTGACGTTGTTCCCGTTTGCGTTCGGCACGGCCGAAGTCTTGGGATCGGGCGGCAAATAAAAACGCCCGTACAAAACGGTACCAATCGGAATATCTCGCAAGTCAGCCGGAGCGCCGCGATAGAAGATCTCGCCGTAGGGGAGCATCGCGAAGTGGTGAAGCTGCCCTTCATGGTAATGGCCGTCGACATGCAGACGAAGGCTGCCGCGGCGGTTGATATGATCGACGAAAACGAGCTCGCCGCGGTAGGCTTTCGCCTCTTCCAGCGGCGGGAACTGATTGTCTGGCGAAGGGCGAAATGGCTCTTCCCCGCGCAGCGTACTGACGCTTAGCAAAGTGCACACCGCCAGCACAAGCTTCGTCAGAGCGTTACGTTCGATCAGTCGTCTCATGCCAGATCCAGTTCGCTATTGCTATCGCCGAATTTTTCGGATTCCACGCCCATCTTCTGCGCCATCGTCAGCAGTAGATTGCTCATGTGGGCGTTCACGTTCACCGGACGGCTGCAGAGATGATAGTGCTTGCCCGGCTCGTTGAGCTGGTAGCCGTCAAAGTGACCTTGGTTAAGGTCAATATGCTTTCCATGTTTCAGGCCGCAGCCGGTTCCGCCGGCCAAGACAAGGGGCAAGTTGGCGTTGCCGTGTCCGTGCCCGTACGCCATGCCGCTGCCGAAGAGAGACATCGTCGTTTCGAGGAGCGGGCGACCGTTCAGGTCAGGAGTCTCGGCCAAACGAGTCAGGAAATAGCTGAACTGTTCGACGCTAAACCGATCGCTTTGCGTCAGCTTCTCCATGTGATTGGGATCGCCGTTGTGATGGCTCAGTTCGTGGCGTGATTGGGAGATCCCGAGTTCCGGAATCGGCAGCCCTTGTCCTTCGATCCCGCTGCTGAAGGTAATCACGCGAGTCGCGTCGGTCTGGAACGCCAGCACAATCAAGTCGTAGATCGTGCGGAAGTAATCGCCGGCTTGCGTTTGCGGCACTTCGCGATCGGTGCGACGACGATCTTGTTCCAGGATCTCCGGACGGGGAACGTCAAGCCAGGCGTCTGCCCGGATGGCGCGAACTTCGGTCTCGCGAACGGCGGTCAAATACTGGGCCATCCGTCCTTTGTCTTCGTCCCCCATCTTCCGCTCCAGCGAGCGAACTTCTTCCAAATTCGCGTCGAGGACGCTCTTCTTGCGACGCAACGTGCGACGCTGAGCGGCGGTGCCGTTCTTCGGCTCTTCAAAGAGGTAAGCGAAGATCTCGCTGCAACGGCTCATCCCCGGCAGACGAATGCCGTCCGCCGTCCAGGCCAGCGATTCTCCCTTGTTGGCGATCTCTAGCGAATGGAACCGCGTGAACGGTGAGGTCACTTCGGCCATCTTCTGGTCGACGGAGATCGTATTGCGATCGGTCGGACCCAGTTGACCGCCGGTGAGCCAGATCTTCTGGCAATTGTGGTGATGCCCGAGACCGCCGGGATGATGCATGCCGCTGATCGGGGTGATGACGCTGCGATGTTTTTCGAGCGGCGAAAGGGACTTCGACAGGACGTAGTTCTCGCCGGGCGTCGTGATCTGATAGTCGAGCGTGTTGACGCCGTTCGGGATATAGACGAAGGCGCTACGGCGCGGCGACTCCATCTCGGCGCCCATCGCCGGACGCATGCAGTTCAAGAGCGGGAGCGCAATGAAGCTGCCAAGTCCACGCAGGACATGGCGACGATCGATCTGCCAGGAAGGTGTCATATTCTTGCTCTTAAAGGTTGTCCGTAATTTGCTTGAATCAGCCTACCCGAGTCTTATCTCTTCTTCATCAATCCCGACAAGGCGACGGCGCGCACAATGTCTCGCAACTGATAGTTCTTCGCTTTCGCCTCGCTGACGATCGCTTGAACGTCTTCTTGATCATCTACCGTCAGCACGCGACGCAATCCGTACGAGCAAAGGTGCTCGACAATCGCCGTCAAAAACTGATCGCGGTCATCGAGCAGCAGTTGCTTGAACTCGTCCGCGTTGGCGAAAGCGCGACCGTCCGGCATTTTGCCGCTCGGATCGACCAGCGGGTCGGCGCCGGTTCCTTTCTCGACTCGTTCGTGCGTGCGCCACTGACCGATCGCGTCGAACTGGTCGAACGCCAAGCCGAGCG is a genomic window containing:
- a CDS encoding PSD1 and planctomycete cytochrome C domain-containing protein; this translates as MRRLDHMPLTHEHSRSLFSLLSGGLLLFLIAPVAFAEDAASEYSAEQLTFFEAKIRPVLVKECYCCHSEKAGNIRGGLRLDTRELTHIGGDNGPAVVPGDLEQSLLYNAVNHEDFRMPPNRKLAPEVIADIRAWIEMGAPDPRERQVEQIQPSVTAEDIAQAREQFWAYQPLRQPEVPQTQDSNWAITDIDRFILAQLEGNELPPAADAEPQKVLRRLYFDLIGIPPTPEEIQDFENVWKKNPSDAVEQVVDRLLEMPQFGERWGRHWLDVVRYAESTGREVNMTYPHAWRYRDYVIDAFNSDKPFNEFAVEQLAGDLLPAKSDEESAENIVATTFLAIGPKNVNERNRIQFQADLVDEQIDATTRVFLGSSVSCARCHDHKFDAFRQADYYALAGMFNNLTTFFGAPPSDYGPYRQVQVQRTSSLIPLPVDDPNDAKPKYTSVQMEKMKDEMKELREEAAEVRRDMRSGDNQANVLMRLIRTSNRLAELSAKLGSVDENGIPISFCMGVKEERRARDLPVLIRGEIDQRGAVVPRGLPQVFATESFAIPSESSGRREFAEWVGSADNPLTSRVMVNRIWQNLLGYGIVRSPENFGVTGESPTHPELLDHLALEFVKSNWSVKTLVKEIATSRVYRISSAFSPSAHEIDPSNRLLWRANPRRLDAESLRDAMLAISGSLDEERPHAGPVYDAGYTRVRGGTLGGSPEDIRAMFQSAMNAQRGQGGGFGMNQGGFGGRFRTPFMPRPNQPNAFANAMRSVTHQLDMEDAKFRSVYLPIVRDELPRSLEAFDFADPNSITGVRESSNTPNQALYMMNNPFVLKQADALAGRVTKEHNSLGDQIDLAFQLCYGRSPTVDERTASSNFLRQFNETSASQRSRTPGSPLAMAAFCQALLASAEFRLID
- a CDS encoding (Fe-S)-binding protein — its product is MNLLTALGAALLLGGLTFSLASVLVIAGRFLAVDEDPRIGMVDKMLPQANCGACGVPGCSAFASAVVAGTLPPGKCTVSSPEELARLAAFLGVEIGAEERLVARIACAGGVNVAKWSTEYAGTKSCAAATLVGGGGKACLYGCLGLADCAVACDFDAIVMNEHNLPVVLEDRCTACGDCVAACPKGLFTLQPISHRLFVACASLDNGRGVLDNCNVGCTGCTKCAKDSDGHIEMQGHLPVILGPEGGRMKSPIDGCPTGAIVWLDPELGPQIGETALKKKRRSEMKEEVS
- a CDS encoding sigma-70 family RNA polymerase sigma factor, which translates into the protein MDDSTLHATRLWTSAQPIVAAFVASVVRDRADRDDVMQETALAVLKSFETYEPSKPFKAWAIGVARNQIGLYLRRRKRDRLVFSEETIANLQATFLSETPAAKLDFLPECIAQLQGRARTLCDLRYEQDLKPAAIAEKVKMTANTVAKALQRIREQLRDCVEAKAAAEGASG
- a CDS encoding FecR domain-containing protein — its product is MSSHIDFLLHGYLDETLTPEQLAELETWINADPANARRFAETVYLDERLEAEIKLQQFSAEDLETPVSRKPVRPARIIAICLALAACLLLIASIPYWYGDSHQASNDVAPQVEEVDDSFVTITLVENVRTATGQELHAGDRLAADQLHLLEGVLHLEFDSGVEVTLEGPAQYQIETVERTHLLSGLLTATVPDGAEGFVVTTPQSEIIDLGTAFGVALNEDGSSIVTVFDGEVEVIGKSDEKRRLVEGESLELNSQGAVSKVAFSPKRFEKLWPAASGIVRSTGAFRFAPPWPRRLDWIESDANIFVFPEGYPVVLEHPCSVNIDAPGRYRRELQLTGGEIPAGTRVRSFILQFNPEDQEDAAAPESDKRIQGSITFTKPILGLIVREEELRATDGVFSLRGGRVPQFKRGLELNGSPFGDGIVLSEDRRTVRLDVSVWGPLIDQIRVIVDASLTQGTYPSDP